A genome region from Ahaetulla prasina isolate Xishuangbanna chromosome 8, ASM2864084v1, whole genome shotgun sequence includes the following:
- the LOC131203525 gene encoding toll-like receptor 6 encodes MAGRKMSATNNFLSLCIVAITLWNFTRSAAESGLVANYSKSSLFTVPKHLPIQTTVLDLSGNSISKLESSNFRSLPNLQVLILSHNSIREIDLGVFQHNNVLEHLDVSHNTLRSVSGFPTKSLKHLDLAYNDFAAMPLFTEFTKTTKLSYFGISVRKLSSVDALVHLQLDTLFLGLEGLDEYKAGSFLVFNAKRVRLVLPQNANIRILSDLRFNGTESLELSKIPSEQMEDLRTFLTRLDEKSTLLNLTLIDTKLSWKDLTDGFKAVGKSSINHLTVLYPTITIFNAGSFKNVGSSLKSLTIKYALLDTATFDQSIVYSTFANLNIDSLTISDSGILYVFCPETPSRFKYLSFQNNTLTDTMLEGCKNLPMLQTLILQKNRFEDLTKVSLMTTSMTSLNYMDISQNQVYYKDSEVKCNWGERIIKLNLSSNKLTESVFRCLPNNIQVLDLQSNQISAVPKEIIDLTALKELNLASNRLNVFPGCSHFRNLQVLNVENNFVLDQFSEFFQTCQNIRRLKAGRNPFGCHCELRQLINLQKQESVALVGWPDIYTCEYPSDLRGTLLKDFRISELQCNVALLITVVLAVALFVIAVVAFLCVRFDVPWYFKMICRWSQVKHRIWKNKSEEIPESIQYHAFVSYSEHDANWVKCELIPNLEKEEGSLRICQHERNFIPGKTIMENIIDCIEKSYKSIFVLSPNFVQSEWCHYELYFAHHKLFSENADGLILILLESIPAYIIPARYYKLKALMAKRTYLEWPEDKRKHAFFWTNLRAALQIKLPNPEAMKEP; translated from the coding sequence ATGGCTGGAAGGAAGATGTCAGCTACGaataattttctctctctttgtatcGTTGCGATAACCTTATGGAATTTCACCCGCTCAGCTGCAGAAAGTGGACTTGTAGCAAACTACTCAAAGAGTTCCCTGTTTACTGTTCCCAAACATTTGCCAATACAAACCACAGTTCTGGATCTGTCCGGTAACAGTATATCTAAATTGGAAAGCTCTAATTTTCGTTCCCTTCCCAACTTGCAAGTGCTAATTCTGTCTCATAATTCTATCCGAGAAATTGATTTGGGGGTTTTCCAGCACAACAACGTCTTAGAGCACCTTGATGTATCACACAACACACTAAGGAGTGTTTCTGGTTTTCCTACTAAAAGCCTCAAGCATCTAGATCTGGCTTACAATGACTTTGCCGCCATGCCACTCTTCACCGAGTTCACCAAAACAACGAAGCTGAGCTATTTTGGAATTAGCGTTAGAAAACTTTCGAGTGTCGATGCTCTTGTGCATTTACAACTGGACACGTTGTTTCTGGGCTTAGAAGGTCTTGATGAATATAAGGCAGGAAGCTTTCTAGTGTTCAACGCAAAGAGGGTTCGCCTTGTGCTCCCTCAAAACGCCAACATTCGCATCCTCTCGGATCTGCGGTTCAACGGTACAGAAAGTTTAGAACTTTCCAAGATCCCATCGGAGCAAATGGAAGACTTAAGAACATTTCTGACGAGGCTGGATGAGAAAAGCACCTTGCTAAATCTAACACTAATCGATACGAAATTGAGTTGGAAAGACCTCACTGACGGCTTTAAAGCGGTGGGGAAATCCAGCATTAATCATTTAACCGTTTTATATCCAACCATTACCATATTCAACGCTGGATCTTTTAAAAATGTGGGGTCCTCATTAAAAAGTCTAACCATCAAATACGCACTTCTTGATACAGCAACTTTTGACCAAAGTATTGTGTACTCAACTTTTGCAAACTTGAATATTGACAGCTTGACTATTTCTGATTCTGgtatattatatgtattttgtcctGAAACACCCAGTAGATTTAAGTATTTAAGTTTTCAAAACAACACGTTGACGGACACgatgttagaaggttgcaaaaatttACCTATGCTACAAACACTCATTTTACAAAAGAATAGGTTTGAAGATCTTACCAAAGTGAGTTTAATGACAACTAGCATGACGTCTCTGAATTATATGGATATAAGTCAGAATCAGGTGTACTACAAAGACAGTGAAGTCAAATGCAACTGGGGTGAGCGTATAATTAAACTGAATTTGTCCTCCAACAAGTTAACAGAGTCTGTTTTTAGATGTTTACCGAACAATATCCAAGTGTTGGATTTACAAAGTAATCAAATTTCAGCTGTGCCAAAAGAGATCATTGACCTGACTGCTTTGAAGGAGTTAAATTTGGCTTCTAACAGACTCAATGTTTTCCCTGGTTGCAGCCATTTTAGAAACCTGCAGGTGCTTAACGTAGAAAATAATTTTGTTCTTGACCAGTTTTCTGAATTCTTCCAGACCTGTCAGAATATTCGAAGATTGAAAGCAGGACGTAATCCCTTCGGGTGCCACTGTGAACTAAGGCAGCTCATTAATCTTCAGAAACAAGAATCGGTGGCGTTAGTTGGTTGGCCTGATATTTATACGTGCGAATATCCCAGCGACTTAAGGGGAACGCTCTTAAAAGATTTCCGTATTTCTGAACTTCAGTGCAACGTGGCTCTCTTGATTACAGTCGTTTTAGCAGTCGCGCTCTTCGTGATAGCTGTCGTTGCCTTCCTCTGCGTCCGCTTCGACGTTCCCTGGTATTTCAAGATGATCTGTCGTTGGAGCCAGGTGAAACACCGGATATGGAAGAATAAATCGGAAGAGATCCCCGAGAGCATCCAATACCACGCATTCGTCTCCTACAGCGAGCATGATGCTAACTGGGTCAAATGTGAGCTAATCCCCAAtctggagaaggaagaagggtcCTTAAGGATCTGCCAACACGAGAGGAATTTCATTCCAGGAAAGACCATCATGGAAAACATCATCGACTGCATCGAGAAAAGTTACAAGTCCATCTTCGTGCTGTCTCCCAATTTCGTGCAGAGCGAGTGGTGCCATTACGAGCTGTATTTTGCTCACCACAAGTTGTTCAGCGAAAACGCCGACGGTTTAATTCTGATTTTGCTGGAGTCCATCCCGGCCTACATCATTCCCGCCAGGTACTACAAACTCAAAGCTCTCATGGCCAAGAGGACCTACTTGGAATGGCCGGAAGACAAGAGAAAGCATGCATTTTTCTGGACTAATCTTAGGGCAGCTCTCCAGATTAAACTGCCCAACCCTGAAGCAATGAAAGAGCCCTAG